Within Streptomyces antibioticus, the genomic segment ACATCGTTCCGCCCCCGCATGGCGCCCGCACGTTCCCGCCCCGGCATGGCTTCCCCTTGCTCCCGCCCCTGGTGTCCCTGACGTCCCTGCCGGGCCGCGCGGTCGCGGCGGTCGGCTGCCACCACGCTAACGCCTGCCGTCCCCTCGGCGGTCACGAACCTCATGCGTCCCCGTACGCCTCTCCGCCCAGCTCGAAGGCGGCCGTCCCGGCGGTCGCGTCGGCGAGCCAGGAGCGGAAGGCGTCCACGTCGGCGTCGGGCAAGCCGATCTCGATGGTGACCGCCTCGCCGTAACGGACGTCACGCACCTCGCGGCCGGTGGCCCGGAGATCGTTCTGGATCTTGCCGGCGCGCTGGTGGTCGACGGTGACGGTGGCGAGCCGGAAGCGGCGGCGGGTGAGGGTACCGAGGGTGTCGAGGGCCTCACCGACGGCTCCGCCGTAGGCGCGGATCAGACCGCCGGCGCCGAGCTTGACGCCGCCGTAGTAGCGGGTGACGACGGCGACGGCGTAGCGCATGTCGCGGCGCAGCAGCATCTGGAGCATCGGGACGCCGGCGGTGCCGCCGGGTTCGCCGTCGTCGCTGGCCTTCTGGACGGAGGCGTCGGCGCCGATGACGTACGCCCAGCAGTTGTGGGTGGCGTCCGCGTGCCGCTTGCGGACCTCGGCGATGAACTCCTGGGCCTCCTGCTCGGTGGCGGCCGGGGCGAGCGCGCACAGGAAGCGGGAGCGGTTGACCTCGGTCTCGTGCACACCCGCGTGGGCCACGGTGCGGTACTCGTCCTGCATCCGGTCAGCCTAAGCGCTGGTGGCGGGTGCCGTGCCCCGGCCGCCCCTCAGTCGCCCCTCAGCCGCCCCTGGGCCCCCGGGGCACGGTCATCGAGGTCAGCAGGGCGGTGCCGGGGGCGAGGGCGCGCCAGGTCGGGCCGTGCCAGGCGAGCACGGCGATCGCGGAGGTGGGGAACTTCAGCCGCACCTCGTCGAGGGCGTCGCCGAGCGCCTCCCCGGCCAGCTCCAGGACGAGGTCCTCCAGTCCCGGGTTGTGCCCGACGAGCAGCAGTGTGCCGACCTCGGCGGGGGTCTCCCGTACGACGCCGAGCAGCTCGGGCACGTCGGCGGCGTAGACCCGCGGCTCGTAGTGCACGGGGGGCGGGGTGTCCCACTGGGCGGAGGCCAGCTCGTAGGTCCGGCGGGCGCGGACGGCGGTGGAGCAGACGGCGAGGTCGGGGAGGCAGCCGGCCTCGGCGAGCGCGCGGCCGGCGGCGGGGGCGTCGCGGCGGCCGCGTCCGGCGAGGGGCCGTTCGTGGTCGGGGACGCCGTCGGGCCAGTCGGACTTGGCGTGCCGCAGCACGACGAGGCGGCGGGGCGGGCCGGTGGGGGTGCTCATGGGGCGGCTCCGATGTCGCGGGTCAGCTCCAGGCCGAGCAGACGGTCGGCGTAGGCGTAGGTCTCGAAGCGGGCGCCGTCGGGCAGTTCGGGCCCGGCGTCGGCGACCGACCGCAGGACGTTCAG encodes:
- a CDS encoding YigZ family protein codes for the protein MQDEYRTVAHAGVHETEVNRSRFLCALAPAATEQEAQEFIAEVRKRHADATHNCWAYVIGADASVQKASDDGEPGGTAGVPMLQMLLRRDMRYAVAVVTRYYGGVKLGAGGLIRAYGGAVGEALDTLGTLTRRRFRLATVTVDHQRAGKIQNDLRATGREVRDVRYGEAVTIEIGLPDADVDAFRSWLADATAGTAAFELGGEAYGDA
- a CDS encoding SixA phosphatase family protein gives rise to the protein MSTPTGPPRRLVVLRHAKSDWPDGVPDHERPLAGRGRRDAPAAGRALAEAGCLPDLAVCSTAVRARRTYELASAQWDTPPPVHYEPRVYAADVPELLGVVRETPAEVGTLLLVGHNPGLEDLVLELAGEALGDALDEVRLKFPTSAIAVLAWHGPTWRALAPGTALLTSMTVPRGPRGG